The nucleotide sequence AATAAATCgagaaaacccaaaaaaaaatGCTAAAACCGGTGGATGAAGGGCCAACGTCGTTACGCTTCTTCAGCCCACAAAAGATCAGACACAAACTGGGTGAGAAGCCCAGGTAAGACCCACACGGCTCATACCCACCTCTGCCCCGAAAATTCTAAACGCACGGACTAATACGGGGAGTTTACGGACTCTCCTTCGTTAACTAATCTttgccccccctgattttcagggggtgtggGGCCCTCACACTTATTTCTTCCAATCATATTATTCCAGCTAAGCCACCCCGTGAACAGTAAAAGTTATGCCCGTGCGTGTAGCAAAGCTCCCTCTGCCCCCCCTTTCCTTCGGCggctgctcctctctctctctctctccctctctgtcgCTGCGGCTCTCGCGACTCATCCTCCCCATCCCAAAACCCTCGAAAAGCAAAGGCGGCGGCGCGACATGGCAGAGGTCGAAGCTGCGCTCCCGGTGGCGGCGACAGAGACCCCGGAGGTCGCGGCCGAGGGCGACGCGGGTGCGGCCGAGGCGAAGGGGCCGCACAAGCTGCAGCGGCAGTGGACCTTCTGGTACGACATCCAGACCAAGCCCAAGCCCGGCGCCGCCTGGGGCACCTCGCTCAAAAAGGGCTACACCTTCGACACCGTCGAAGAGTTCTGGTGGTACGTGTGCGCGCTCCTCTCGCGCTTCCTCACCCGATCCGCTCAGATCTGATCCAGTCATTTAGATGTTCTGCTGGTTCCTGTTCCCAGTGGCTACGTGATGGGGATTTTTGGCCGACAATATCGAGTTATATATGCCACCTTGCCCAACAAATCCGAAAAGTATAAGTTGTTAGGTTGTTCTGAAGATACCTGTTGATTTGTATGACTAAGTGCTACAAATTTGAGATGTTGTTACTGCTGGTGGGTCGAGGTCGGATTGCTTTTGGACAATCTTGTTTTGTTGTATGCCTAGCTCTCATATCTTGGGAGGGTCTTGTGGGGCGTTTTTAGCATTGGTCAGAACTTTGTTGTATGTTGGAATGATGCATATATGATACTATTTGGCACTGTAGCTGATAAAGGATTATTTCGTTGCTATCAACAGTCCCTTGGACTTTTAACATTTTATATACACGTTGAACTTTTCCTATGTACTTTTCAATTTAAATCAACTTTAGGTACTAATATTCGTATATTCCCACTTGAGCATGACAAGTTTTATGTATAGTTTCTTCTCCAACTTCCTCCTGAGTATATTGTGGAAGGAAAATCTTCCTACGAGTAAGAATAATATGGTTCTGTTTGGCGAATAAGAAATCTCAACATATGTACACGAGACTTAAGTGTTGTTTATATTAAGTTTGCATGTGTCATTATTTGTATGTTGAGATAAACAAACATTTGCTGTTTTTAATTGAATATAAAGATTCCTAGATTTTTTGATAGTTGGACACCATTGCTTGAGCTCAGTCTCCGGCTCTCCGCCATTTCATTGTTTCTTTCTGTTTCTTACTTCGTTCCTTTAGGCACCCTTTACTCGTTGGTGCTTCCTTTATGGGAATAAGGGAAAACCCTATATTACTAAATAGCAATAATAATCTTACAGTACAAAACACATTTTGGTTTGTTTATGGACCAATCCATCGCAACAtatattttcagatacaaacatgACCATAAGACCAGTAATGTATAATCATATTTGAGGAGTAGCAGTATCAAATGCACTTGATAACGTTGTGCAGTAAAGTGAAATCAAAATTCTGTTTTCTGTTATGCTAAACTTCTTCTACTGCAGCATTTCTTCCTATTTTCTCTTGAACAGTTTGACTATGATTATGCTATATGTTTCTACATTGTAAAATTCCTTCTTTAACTTACGCCTTCCTGGTTTTGTCGGCAGCTTGTATGATCAGATTTTCCGTCCGAGTAAGCTGGTAGGAAGTGCTGATTTTCATTTATTCAAGGCTGGGGTAGAACCAAAGTGGGAAGATCCAGAGTGCGCAAATGGGGGCAAATGGACTGTGATATCTAGCAGGAAGGCCAATCTTGATACCATGTGGCTTGAAACGGTAAATTTCTGTAATATTAATATTTTATTTCTCCGAGGTGCTTAGATCTACCATAGCATCGCATGCTTTATCTGGGTTCGTAAGTCCCTACCAGCGGAATCCTTTTGACTAACCTTGTAAACTTGCAGTGTATGGCTCTGATTGGAGAGCAGTTTGATGAAAGCCAGGAAATTTGTGGTGTTGTTGCTAGTGTCCGCCAGAGACAGGATAAGCTTTCATTATGGACTAAGACTGCCAGTAACGAAGCTGTTCAGGTTTGTTTTGGGAACAAAAACATTTTGCAAATCAGCCTCACCGATGTTGTTTTTTGCACATTCTAATGTATTGGTTGAAATGTTGATGGGGATAGTAGCCCAGTGCTTCCTCACCTCTTGTAGAGTCCACAATCAACATGCATCTAGTTTTGTGGATTATTTTAGGGAAAATTTTAAACAAACGAGCACTCTACAGACCACAGTTCTGATGCATGAAACAGACCAAAAGCTTAATTACAAATTGTAAATAACCCACTATATGGCAAAGCAAAGTATTGATTGGACAACCAACTTTACTGGTCCATGAAGCAGAAAAAGCCTTCTATTCAATTGACAAAAGGTCACTCTTCATATCTCTTGGAAGTGAAAACAATTTAGTTCCGAAGGAAAAAAAGAACTATATTATTCTAGTCAATGCTGTTTAGCTGCAGCCTGCAGGGATGGTACCAGTCAATTGTGTTGGCAAGGCTAGTCTTTGTGGTGCTGCACTGATGTTACCTGTGTCTGTCATGCAATGTGTTTACAAGTAGTTACTGTACATTGAAACACTCTAGACTATAGAATGTATGTATAACATGAACATGCATTGGAAGAAGATGCTCTTAAGTTTTTATTTTCACTAGGAAAAGCACTAAAGGAAACATTTGGTACTCACTAGTGTACTTAATAAATTTGTTTTGTATTTAGCATCAGTTTTACAAATCCCTTTTTTTTACTTGTGTGTTTATTGAAGGACGTTCCCATGTGGGCATTTTTCATCTGTTTTGTagtccctctgtcccaaaatgtaagacgttttttgacactattaTAGTATCAAAAAATGCCTTACATTtttagacagagggagtacaatataaCTAGATCAAGCTTTAGAGATTCTCTTTCTTTCCAATGCATGCATATGTAGATAATAATATTGGGCCGCCCTTCCATTTATACAATTTGGTCCATTTGCCATGAATAACACCAAGCCCCAGGCTGCAACTTATATGTTGCTGTTTAATCATGCTGAGATGGTTGTTAATGTGTTCACCCCTTCTTTCATCATACTACAGGTAGACATTGGCAAGAAATGGAAGGAGGTGATTGACTACAATGATAAGATGGTCTACAGCTTCCACGTATGCCTCTTCTTTTTTATTGCCCAAAATTGTGCACTAGGCACTCGTAGAAAGCATTCTATGTCTGCAGCTGACTCTGTTTTGGTGTCACTCAAATGCAGGATGACTCAAGAAGTCAGAAACCAAGCAGAGGTGGACGATACACGGTGTAAGGCCGCACACATGATGAAGACTGCAGCTTGGAAAAGTGGCCGTGTAGTGTTTTACTGAGATTCGAACCGCCTCAGCTAATGTTGTTTGAGGCAATTTTCCAATCTACTATGTCGTTTTGCTCTCTGATTGCTTGTGGTATGCAGAGATGTTGTATGCACTAAATTTTCCTCGCAATATCCCTTGATTTTAACAATCCAGAGGAGGAACCCCGCCTCGTGTGGGAAGTGGGATGCATTATCACTGTTTTAAGCATATATTTGCCTTGTTCAAGACTTACGTATTCGCTGTTTAGTCCACATTTGTGGGCTTCGAAAAGCTGGCAGGAAAAAAAAGAATTTTGCGGTTCTAAGTTGATGAGACTGTGTTCCATACATGTCCAAGTCTGCATAATCTGTTTCCACGTGCAATCTTCCTTTCCTCGTTACCCTCCTATCAATATTTCATGCTTAGATCTAATTTGTTTTTGTACCTTTGATCTTGCCCAATGATACCTTTTACGTTTGAGGAAGTGGAAGTAAGATGTGGCTGTTTAGATGccggtcattgttgatgattggtATCATCTGGCTTGTGAGTTCAGCTCTAGTCTTTGAATATTGTTGAATGTGGTTGCACAAGAATTAGCTAGGATTGCTAGAATTTTGATTTGTAAAGAGTGGTTAGGTAATGCTCCTTCTGACCTTCCCCTCCTACGTAAAgatgtaagggcatgtacaatggtactatcttaagagtgccacgtaggatatatggtaaggtggaggagagagaactcataagaaaagacttgtcttctcttatttaaaataagacaagagatgatctcttagcacaatatgtctcaccatgtttttaggaataactaattattgaagataaggctaagagatgacccattgtagacaaatttttttgtcatctctaaattacatacaagacttaagataagactatcttatcaaccattgtacatgccctaagcttGCTCACCAATGAATagagaggaaaaaagaaaaagaaaaaagagtgaAAGTATGATCTTGCCCTGCGTCGGTGTGCTCCTACGCTCTGCGGTCACAAGGTCGCATGCTTCTCCCACCATGCATGTCCCATTTAT is from Triticum aestivum cultivar Chinese Spring chromosome 1B, IWGSC CS RefSeq v2.1, whole genome shotgun sequence and encodes:
- the LOC123120731 gene encoding eukaryotic translation initiation factor-like yields the protein MAEVEAALPVAATETPEVAAEGDAGAAEAKGPHKLQRQWTFWYDIQTKPKPGAAWGTSLKKGYTFDTVEEFWCLYDQIFRPSKLVGSADFHLFKAGVEPKWEDPECANGGKWTVISSRKANLDTMWLETCMALIGEQFDESQEICGVVASVRQRQDKLSLWTKTASNEAVQVDIGKKWKEVIDYNDKMVYSFHDDSRSQKPSRGGRYTV